Proteins encoded together in one Prosthecobacter debontii window:
- a CDS encoding serine hydrolase domain-containing protein translates to MRPTVLLLLALSGCLHAAETYFPPPDSAGGWREAKTVKEGRDLASVDTPKLDTAYQLTERTTANGGLVVVRRGYLVFERYFGKASRNANPDMASTGKGFCSIACGIMLNEFKDKIPEGLDTKVFTEKYLPQAFPLNDPRKADIKLGQLLSMTAGYWGEGQTPTGYVQGDPKPKALKPVKGQDVKAIDQSSLQVPLWCDPGAGYSYSSPSPHIASIVLRNVSGMELKDYIHERLAKPQGWGAWNYCLYRGDVVMEHANGAGSTALHATDVMRFGYCLAHEGKWKDQQLVPADYIHKCQTWSPYNPHVPFSLQWEHNADGHIAGAPKDAFWKSGAGGFCLYVVPSLDLVVYKLGGKDQQYDEKLTRIPQPPPTSDRSGWQPPVGNAFNDASISLGRILEMVCASVRGE, encoded by the coding sequence ATGCGCCCCACCGTGCTCCTTCTCCTGGCCCTCTCAGGCTGTCTCCATGCCGCTGAAACCTACTTCCCGCCACCCGACAGCGCAGGCGGCTGGCGCGAGGCCAAAACCGTGAAGGAAGGGCGCGACCTCGCCAGTGTGGATACCCCCAAGCTGGACACCGCCTACCAACTCACCGAGCGCACCACGGCCAATGGAGGCCTCGTGGTCGTGCGTCGGGGTTACCTGGTGTTCGAGCGTTATTTCGGCAAAGCTTCCCGCAATGCCAACCCCGACATGGCCTCCACAGGCAAGGGCTTTTGCAGCATCGCCTGCGGCATCATGCTGAATGAGTTCAAAGACAAAATCCCTGAGGGACTGGACACCAAGGTCTTCACGGAAAAGTATCTGCCCCAGGCCTTTCCGCTGAATGATCCCCGCAAAGCCGACATCAAGCTCGGCCAGCTCCTCAGCATGACCGCCGGCTACTGGGGCGAGGGACAAACCCCGACCGGTTATGTCCAAGGCGACCCGAAACCCAAGGCGCTGAAACCCGTCAAAGGCCAGGACGTCAAAGCCATCGACCAATCCTCACTACAGGTGCCCCTCTGGTGTGATCCCGGTGCCGGTTACTCCTACTCCTCCCCATCGCCCCACATCGCCAGCATCGTCCTGCGCAACGTCAGCGGCATGGAGCTCAAGGACTACATCCACGAGCGCCTGGCCAAACCGCAAGGCTGGGGAGCCTGGAACTACTGCCTCTACCGCGGGGATGTGGTGATGGAGCACGCCAATGGCGCCGGCAGCACCGCGCTGCATGCCACGGATGTCATGCGCTTTGGCTACTGCCTCGCTCACGAGGGAAAATGGAAGGATCAGCAGCTCGTGCCTGCCGACTACATCCACAAATGCCAGACCTGGAGCCCCTACAACCCACATGTGCCCTTCAGCCTACAATGGGAACACAATGCCGATGGTCACATCGCCGGAGCGCCCAAAGATGCTTTCTGGAAATCCGGTGCCGGTGGCTTCTGCCTCTACGTCGTGCCCTCCCTGGACCTCGTGGTGTATAAGCTCGGGGGTAAGGATCAGCAGTATGATGAAAAGCTGACCCGCATCCCCCAGCCCCCACCCACCAGCGACCGCAGCGGCTGGCAGCCCCCCGTGGGCAATGCCTTCAACGACGCCTCCATCAGCCTCGGCCGCATCCTCGAGATGGTGTGTGCCTCGGTGCGAGGGGAGTGA